The DNA segment GTTCGGGGGACGGACGCCCCCCGGCCCTCTCAGCTCACCCGGTGCCCCACCGCGTCCTCCCGGGTGTAGAAGCGGTAGAAGAACACGATGAACGTCACCGCCGCCACGATCAGCGGAATCCCCACCGACCGCACCAGCGAGGCGCCCGCCTGGTTGTAGAGGAAGCCGAAGGACGCGCCGACGAACACCGCCCACAACAGCGCGTGCAGCTCGCGCCGCAGCCGGGGCGCGATGGTCAGCACGGCGAAGAGCAGCACCCCGAAGACCAGCGCGGTGAGGAACCCGAAGAGCAGGTTCCAGCCGGTGATCGGGCCGCCGGAGCGGCGGTTGGCGGCCGCCCAGTAGCCGTAGACCAGCGCCAGCAGCACCGGTACCGCCACTCGGGCCATCCGGTGGACGCGGTTGTCGAAGATGTCGGGGGGCGGGCTGATCGCCTTCGGGGCGTCCTTGCGGCCGCCCAGGTTCCGCGCGCCGGGCGCGGGTGCCGCGTGAGCCATGAGAGCGCTCCTTCTCTCGCCGCTTCGGGCCGCGACGTGACGGCCCGCCTTCCAGGGCACACCTGCGGCGACGGCCCGGCAACTCGGCCGGGCGGGTGAAGCCGCCCGGATGCGGCCGGAACCGGCCCGTGATCCCCTGAGGTCTCTCAAGGACGGCGGCCCGCCGCGACCCTTCGCGCGGCTCGGGACGGAGATGGCTCGTGACCGAGATGGAGTACCGGGGCCGGCGCGAGCAGCGGCGGATCGTGGGCCGGGGCGTCGCATGGCTGGTGCCGCTGGTGCTGCTGGCGGCCATCGTGACGGTGGACTTCCAGACGGCCGAGAAGTTCCGTGTCGTCTCCTGGATCATCCTGGTGCCGAGCATCGCCGCCGCGATCTGCGGGGTCGGCGCGACCATCACGTTCGCCCTGCTGTCCCTGGTCACCTACCTCGCCGTGGACACCGCCTTTCCCGAGCGCTACCGGGCGGGCACCGCCGACTTCGTACTGCTCGCGCTCGGCGGGGCGCTCGCCGTGATCGCCTCCGTGGTGCGGGTGCGCCGGGACCGGCAGGGCCTGCACATGCGGGACATCGCCGAGACCACCCGCCGTACGGTGCTGCGTCCCCTGCCGCCGGACTGGGGCGGTCTGGAGCACGCGGGCGTGTACCTGGCCGCCGACGTGGACGCGCGGGTGGGCGGCGACTTCTACGACATCCAGCCCGGCCCGAACGGCACCCGGGTACTCCTCGGGGACGTGCAGGGCAAGGGGCTCGGCGCGGTGGAGACGGCCGCCGCGCTGCTGGGCACCTTCCGCGAGGCGGCGTACCACGAGCCCGACCTGGCGACCGTCGCCGACCGGCTGGAGGTGCGGATGTCCCGCCACCGGGGGCACACCGCCGCGCTGGGCCGGTACGACGGCGACCGGTTCGCCACCGCGCTGCTGCTGGGCTTCCCCCGGGACGCGCGGGACGTCGTCGAGGTGATCAACTTCGGCCATGAGCCGCCGCTCGCCGTGGGCCCGCGCGGAGTGCGTCCGCTGCCCGGCGGGGAGCGGCTGCCGATCGGCTTCGGGGACCTCACGGGGGGCGCGGGGCCCGGCGCGGAACCGGGGCCGCCGGCCTGCCGGGAGCGGCTGGACCAGGACGAGACGCTGCTGATGGTGACGGACGGGGTGACCGAGGCCCGCGACCGCGCCGGGGATTTCTACCCGCTGCTGGACGACGTGGCGCGCGCGGTCGCCGCTGACCCCGGCCGGCCCGCGCCCCGGCGGCTGGTGCGCCTGGTCCGCGAGGGCGTGCTGCGGCACACCCGGGACCGGCTCGGCGACGACACCACCGTCTTCGCGCTGCGCAGGCTGCCCGAGCCGCAGCCGGAGGCCCGGCCCCGGTCCACGACCGGGCGACCTTCGCCGTCCTGAGGCCCGCCCGCCCGCGTCCAGCGGTTACGGTGCTGGCTGACCGGCGTACCCGGCCACGGCCGGTGAACAGGGGGAGGCGCCATGCCCGGAACCGTGCTGCTGCTCGCGGCCGCGCCGCTGGGCCGCGGCCGCCTGGTGGACGCGGCGGCCGTGCTGCCCGTACTGGGCGCGGTCGCGCCGTCCGTGCTGGCGGGCACCGACACCGCGCACGTGGTCGAGCTCGCCGACCCGCTCGACCCGCAGGGCGTGCTGACCCGGCTGCGCGCGGCCGCCGCCGCCTCCGGGCCGCTGACGGTGTACGTCACCGGGCAGCTGCTGCTGGACCGGCGCCAGCGCCTGCCCCACCTGGCGCTGGCCCGCACCACCCCGGCCACCGCCCGCTACACCGCGCTGCCCTGGCACTGGCTCAAGGACGAGCTGCGGCTCCGCCCGGCCGGGACCACCCAGCTGCTGCTGGACCTGCACGCGGACGCCGAGACCTGGGCCGACCTGGCCGAACGTCCGCTGGACTCGGGGCGTACGGCGGTCGTGCACGGCCGGATCGCGCCCCCGCCGGGATGGCGCCGGATCGCGGAGCCGACGTACATGCGGGCGGTGGCGGCGCTGCTGCGCGGCGGGCACCGGCCGCCGGTCGCGGAGCTGCACCGGCGGGCGCTGGACCGGATCGGGGCCGAGCTGCCGGCCAATCTGGTGCTCACCGCGCCGGACGACGAGGGCGACCCGCACGCCGCGCTGAGCGCCGCCGTCCGGGCCGGCCGCCATGCCGACGCCGACCGGCTGGCCGCCCGCCACCAGGACGCGGCGGTACGGCGCAACGGGCCCGCCTCCGAGGACGCCCTGCACTGGGCGGAGGTCCGGGCCGACCTGGCGATGTTCGCGGGCGACCCGGTGCGCAGCTGCCGCGCCTGGCTCGGCGTGGCCGGCTTCCGCCTCGCCTCCGGCCACGCCCCCGACGCCCCCGCCGTGGAGTCCGCGGTGGACCGCGCCCACCACCAGTGGGGCCGCATCGAGGACGCGGACCGCGCCCGCGAACTGGGCCACAAACTGGCCGAGTTGCGCACCCGCGTACCAGGACGCCGGGAGGGCGCCCTGGACGACGTGCGGGAACGTCTGGAGCAACTACAGGACGACTGACGTCACTTGGTGAACAGGAAGTACTTCCACGAGCCGTACGTCGTGGAGTTCACGCTGTCGCCGGAGCTGCCGTTGATGTACGACGAGCGCACCCGGAGCCGGTAGCCGACCTCCTGGCCGTGGTCGCCGGTGTACCGCACCTCGGAGACCCCGTCGGTGCCGAGCCCGAAGTACTCCGAACCGGCGTCGTACCAGGTGCCCTGGTAGTAGACCTGGATCTCCAGCCGGTGCGAACGGCCCTTGTAGTAGGGCATCTTGGTGATGAAGCGCGGGTCGGTGGACTTGTGGAAGTAGGCGTAGGTCTGGCCGTACGCCTTCACCGACTTGTACTGCTTGGCGGTCGTCAGGGACACGCTGACGCGGGTCCAGACGGTGCTGGTGGCGCTCGCCGTCGCGGTGCGGGCGTCACCGGCGAACTTCGCGGTGAGCTTGGTGTCCCGGCGCAGGTCGAGGGTGACCGCGAGGTCGCCGTGGGAGTTGACCTTGCCGGACTTCACCAGCTTGTTCGGCTTGTCGGCGCCGTAGGGGTCGGCCCAGATCTCCACCGTGCGGTTCTTGTAGGTCTTCCCCAGGTGGGCCGTGAACTTCACGTCCTTGCCGTAGGAGTAGACCTTGCCGTTGTTGTTCAGCGACAGCGACGCCTTGCTCCGCGAGACGGTCGCGCTGTCGCTGCCCCAGGCCGCGGTGTGGGCGGCGTCGCCCGCGTAGGAGACCTTGTACGTGACCTTGCCGCCGGCCGGCGGGGTGTCGGTGAAGGAGTAGCTGCCGTCGGCCTTGGTGGAGACCTGGGGCAGCGCCTTGCCCTTGGGGGACTCCAGGTCGGTGCGGGTGACGGTGAGCCGGGTCCCGGCCGGGAGCGCGGCCCGGGAGGTCACCTTGCCCTTGACGGTGAGCTTCTTGGCGCGGGTCGCGGTGGCCGGCGCGTCGGCGGTGACCTTGGTGACGGCCTTGGTGGGGCCCTCCAGGACCCGCAGCCGGTAGGCGCCGTCGTAGTCGTGGCTGACCGCGAAGAGGCGGGAGCCGTCCGGCGCCCAGGCGAGCCCGGCGTCCGCGAGGAGCTGGTCGCTCGCCCCGAAGTCGTACTCCCGGACCGAGGTCCGCTGCCCCGGCTTGAACACGAACACGTCGGGCTCGTACGCGCCGTCGATGCCCGCCGCCACCGAGCCGTCCGGGGCGATGTCCACCGCGTTCGGGTAGGCGTCGGTCGGGTAGGAGCCGTCCTCCGACAGGTCGGCCGTGTCGTAGACCGCCTGGTGATAGGGGTACGCGCCGGCGACCACGAGGCGCTGTCCGTCGGGTGTGACGGCGAGGTCGCGCAGGTTGCCGCCGTCGGTGTCGCGGTGGGCGGTCAGGGCCGGGGTGCCGGACGAGACGTCGTACACGCCCAGTTCGGACGGGCTCTGCGTGGGGATGCCCGCGACCAGGGTGTTACCGGCCCCGTCGAGCATGGGCGCGGAGAACCAGGGGCTGTCCGGGTCCTGGCCCAGGGTGACGGTGTGCTCGGGCGCGGTGAGGTCGACGGAGCCCAGGTGGCCGCCGTTGCCCTCGGAGGCGGTGTCGTAGCCGAACCAGAGCCTGCCGCCCGCGAGGGCCAGGTACTTGGGGTCGGTGCCGCTCACCGGATAGCGGGCGGACTCGGTGGCGGTCGCGGTGTCGAAGGCGACGATCGCGTCCGCGCCGCCGGGGACCGCCGCGTACAGGGTGGAGGAGTCGGCGGAGAGTTCCAGGCCGAGCACGCCGGGCAGGGCGGTGAGCTGCTTGACGACCGTGCCCCGGTAGTCGGTGACGACGATCTTGCCGCCGGACGGGTCGCTGAGGAACACCCGCTGGTGGACGCCGTCGACCACGACCGTGCCGGTCGACCGGACGGGCAGCGGCTGCGTGGTGTCGGCGTGGGCGGGGACGGCCGCGAGGGCCGCCGAGCTGAAGAGCACCGCGAGAGCGGTGGCGGTGGAGCGGGTGCGCATACGCACGCTGATTCGAACCCCCCGGAACGAATGCTGATGTGGAGCCGGACGGAGGCCACGGCGCGGAGAGTCCCCGGTGCGCCGGTGATGTGTGTGACCTGTGTGACCTGTGTGCCTCGTGCGGCGAGTGAGCAAAGAGTAGGTCATGCCGGTGACAGCGTCACGCGGGAATCACCAGGTGAAGCCCTCCTGGATCTTCATGCAGGCGTCCGTCCTGTCGCCGCCCAGGACGGCCGCCGACTTGGGGACCTCGCGCTTGGCCGGTTCGGGGAAGCGGTCGCCGGAGGGCCAGTCGGCGCCGACGACGAGGGTGATGTCCCGGGCGTCGTCCACCGCGCGGACGCGGGCGGCGGGGATGTTCAGCTCCTCGGCCACCGCGAGGGCGTCGCCCCTGAGCATGGTGCCGGAGTACAGGACGGAGGTGCCGGGCTCGGCGGCGGCCGTCTTCTCCTCGATGGTGTGGGTGAAGCCGTGGTCGCGGAGGATGCCGGCGACCGCCCCGGCGCGTTCGGGAGCAAGGGACTCCAGGCCCGCGCCGGTGCCGTTCTCGACCCGGACCGTGATCTCGGCGGGCGGCGCGGCCGGGTCGGTGGCCTTCGGGCCGGGGTCCTTGGTGCCGCGGCCGTCCAGCGGGACGTCGTCGCGGACCATGGAGACGAGCTTGTCGGCGTCGTCGGCGGCGGGCACCAGGCGGTCGCGGTCCTGTGACCAGGGCGTGGTGGGCAGCGTGGTCATGGTGATCCGCTCGGTGGGCACCTTCTGCAGCTCCATCGACAGGTCGTACAGCTTCTTGACCGTGCCGAGGCCCTCGTCGACGGTGAGCGCGCTGGTCGCGGCCTCGGCGAGGCGCCGCATCTCGGCGGGGTTGCCGAGGGTGGCGTCGGCGCGGAGCTGGCGGACCATCGAGTTCATGTACATGTGCTGGGCGTGGGTGCGGCCGACGTCGCTGCCGTCCTCGAAGCCGTAGCGGGTGCGCAGCCACTGCAGGGCCTGCCTGCCCTTGACCGGGTGGGTGCCCGCCCGCAGCCTGAGGCCGGAGCCGTGGCCGTCGGCGGTGTGCGAGTAGACGTTCTGTCTCACGCAGACCGGGACGCCCCCGATGGCGTCGGCCATGGCGACCACGCCGGAGAAGTCGACCATCATGAAGTGGTCCACGGGGATGCCGGTGAGCCGCATCCAGGTGGCGACCGTGCAGCCGGGCCCGCCCCGGCCCAGCGACTCGTTGGCCATCGCCAGGCTCAGCTCCGGGTACACCTTCTTGGTGACGGGGTCGGTGCAGCGGGGGATCGGGACCATGGTGTCGCGGGGCAGGCTGATCACCGACATGTCGTTCCGGTCCGCCGAGACGTGCAGCAGCATCTGCACGTCCGCCAGCGGGGGGCGGCCCACGTCGCCCTTGGAGCCGCCGAGTTCGAGGTCGTCGGCGGTGTTCCGGCTGTCCGAGCCGATCAGCAGGATGTTCAGCGGGGTGCGGCCCGCCGCGTCCGGGGTGGCCGAGGGGTTGGGGCTGTCGCCGAGGTTGAGCGGGGCCTTGGCGAGGTTGCCGTTGAGGTGCCGGTAGTAGAGGTAGCCGGCGGCTGCGGTGCCGAGCAGGAGCAGGGCGACGGCGAGGGCGGTCCAGCGCAGGACGCGTGTGGTGCGCCTGCGGGGTGGCCGTACGGTCTCGCCGGTGGTGTCCGGTGCCCCGGTGTCCTCCGTGCGCAGGCTGCTACCCGTCATCCCCCGTGCCCTTCCGCCCTGGCCCCCCGACCCCGGCCACCGAAAAGAAACCCCGTTCAGCGGCAAGGCGGTTCGCGCTTCGTGCAGGGCCTGGCCGGATCGAGGCTCACCCTAATGGCGGAGGTTCGCTGTCAACTGTTGACGGTGAGATATTCCACTCCCGTACAACCGTGGTCTTGGCGGGGTTTGGGAGTGTTCGCCGCTGGGCTTGGGGTGGGTTTTACTCGGAGTTGGGCGAGAAACCCCCTTGCGCGGGTGGGTTGTCGGGGGTTGTCAGGGCTGGGCGTGCCGGGCGACGGGCACGGGGACGGCGCCCGCCGCGCGGGCCGGGCAGGCGTGTCCGGCGAGCACCAGGACGGCCACCGCCACGACGGCCGCGACGACCCCTCTGGCGAACGGACCGGCGTCCGCGAGGCGGAGCCGGGCGCGGGCGGGAGCATGGGGGCGTGCGACGGGGGCGGGGGTGCGACCTGGCACGGCTACCTCGCAACATCAGCGACGGGTCAAGCGGACTTGAGCCGCCGTTTAACCTAGGGCTGCGGGACCCCAACGACAAGGGGACCAAAGGGAGTTGGGGAGGCACACGGATGCCGGAGCGGGACGGGCCCGAGGTGGTCGGGCGGCGCGTGCAACGGCTGCGCGCCGAACGCGGTATGACACAGCGACAGTTGGCCGAGCCCGCCTACACCCCCGCCTACATCTCCACCCTGGAGGCGGGCCGGGTGCGCGCCTCCGACGACGCCCTGCGGCACATCGCGGACCGGCTCGGCGTCACCTACGACGAGCTGGCCTCCGGCCGCCCCGCCGGGCTCGCCACCGCCCTCCGGCTCCGGCTCACCGAGGCGGAGCGGGTGCTGGCGGACGGCCGTGCCGAGGAGGCCGGGGAGCGGTACGCGGCCCTGCTGGCCGAGGCGGCGGAGCACGGCCTCGTCCCCGAACAGGCCGCCGCGCTGCTGGGACTTGGCGAATGCGCGCTGGAGACCGGCGAACTCGGGGCAGCGCGGAGCCACTTCGAGCAGGCGGAGGAACTGCTGTCCGGCGAGACCCTCCCGGTACGGGTGCCCGCCATACGCGGCCGGGCCGTGGCGCACTATCTCGCCGGTGAACTCCGCTATGCGGTCTACCTGTTGGAGTCCGCGCTCGACGGACTCAACCGGGGCGGGCTGCACGACCCGGACGCCCTGCTGCATCTGTACACCGCCGTCATCGGCCCCTACATGGACATGGGCGCCCACGCCCGCGCTGCCCAGGCCGCCGAGTTCGCGCTCGCGCTCGCCCCGCGCGCCGAGGACCCCGCGCTGATCGCCCGGATGCACCGCTCGGTCGCCCGCACGCTGCTCGCCGAGGGCCGGCACGCCGAGGCGGACGCCTCCCTCGCCAAGGCGGCCGGGCTCTACCGGCAGCTCCGGCTGCGCACCGAGCTGGCCAACTGCCACTGGATGCGCGGCTACGTCCACGCCCAGGCGGGCGAACTGGACCGCGCCGAGCACGAGTTGCGCCAGGCGCTGGAGATGCTGGCCGAGACCCGCGCCGCGCTCTACCGCAGCCAGGCCGCGGTCGAACTGGCCGACGTCCTGCACCGCCGGGGCCGGCCCACCGAGGCCGCCTCCCTCCTCGACGGCGTCCTCGGCGACTTCTCCTCCGAACGCGGCGCCGTCCACGCCGCCGCCGCCCACCGCCTCCTCGGCATCATCGCCGAGGACGCGGACGAGACGGACTCCGCCGAGGAGCACTACGTACGCGCCCTGAGCCTCCTCGAACGAGCGGGCGCAGCAGGCGACTTGGCCGACCTCTGCCGACTCCTGGGCGACCTCCTCCGCCGCACCGGCCGCACCGAAGCAGCCCTGGACGCGTACCGGACGGGCCTGGGCCACCGCACCACACCGGGCACGACCACGCTGGGCCCGGCCCCGGCGGGACCGCCGTTCTAGCCCCGCTGTTCCAGCCCTGCTGTTCTAGACCTGCGCCCGCCCCTGGCGCCGTACGTCCGCCAGTCTCAGTGCGCCGATCTGCACCGCCGCCTGGGTCGCGTCGTTCGGGACGTCGCCCGTGCTGCCGTTGGTGAGGGCGAAGGCGTCTTCGCCGACTCGGGCGGCGGCGAGTTCGAGGGTGAGGGACTGTTCGTCGGCGTCGGGGTTCTCGGGGTCGGTGGCGGTGAGGGTGACGCGGAGGCCCTGGCGTTTGTCGCCGACCTCGGGGAGGGGGAGGTCGGAGACCTGGACGTCCTCGGTCCAGCCGGTCTGGGTGGTGGCGGTGAAGCGGGCGCACTTGGCCGGCATCTCGCCGAGCCACTTCAGGTCGGCGTCCACGTCGGAGGGGCGGCGGGCGCCGATCTGGTAGCGGAGCTGGGCGCCCGCGTCGGGGTCGTCCAGCGCGACGGCGACGCGGGCGGGGGCGCCGAGTACCTGGTCGGAGTAGAGCGCGTCCAGCAGCCGCTGGCACTCGGCCACCTCCGACCTGGCCTTCAGCATGCCGTCCCGCCAGGTCGCGATGGAGCCCGCCGCCGTCCACGGCGAACCGAGGTCGGACTCGGTGACCAGCGCGGCCTGCGCCTGCGCGTCGGTGAGCGCGGAACCCCCGGCGGCCGGTGACTTGGAGTTGGCCGGGGGCTTCTCGACCGTCGGCAGGGAGTACGTCGCGGTCGGCGGATGCTCAAGACCGAGGGTCGCGCAGCCGCTCAGCGCGAGCAGGGAGCCGAGCGGCAGGAGGACACGGGCGCCGCGGGTACGTATGCCTCCGGTCATCGGGTGTGCCTCCTGGTCGGTGCGGCCGCTGCCTGCTCCTACGGCACCACCGGCGATCACCGCCCACCAGCGCTCCGGTCCGTTCGGGTGAGGGCATCGGGACCGGGGCCGGGGCACTCCCTTAGGGTCGAGGCGTCCGTACGCAGCGACGCCCGGCAGGAGGCCGCCGTGCAGCCCGTGGTGCCCGTGATCATCGACTGCGACACCGGCGTCGACGACGCCCTGGCCCTGCTCCTCGCCGTCCGCCACCCCGGACTCGACCTGCGCGCGGTGACCTGCGTGGCCGGGAACACCGACGTGGACGGCGTGGTCCGCAACACCCTCACCGTGCTGGAGCTGGCCGGCGCCCCCGCCATCCCGGTGGCCCGGGGCGCCGAACGCCCGCTGCTGGAGCCCGCCCGCCCGGCCCGCCACGTCCACGGCAGCGACGGCATGGGCGACCTCGGCCTGCCCGCCCCCACCCGCGCCCCGGCCGCCGTGGACGCCGTCACCCTGCTGCGCCGGGAGATCCTCGCCTCCCCGCGCCCGGTGACCCTGATCCCCACCGCGCCCCTGACCAACATCGCCCTGCTGCTGCGCACCCACCCCGAGGTCACGCGCAACATCGAGCGGATCGTCTTCATGGGCGGCGCGGTCGGCGTCGGCAACGCCACCCCGGTCGCGGAGTTCAACGTCTGGCACGACCCCGAGGCGGCCGCGATCCTGCTCGGCGCGGACGTACCGATCACGATGTACGGCCTCGACGTGTTCACCCGCGTCGTGGTCCCCGGCACCGAGGTGCGCCGCCTGCGCGCCTCCGCCGAGCCCGGCGCGAAACTCGCCGGCGACCTGCTCTCCCACCGCCCCAGCGCCCCCGGCACCACACCGGACGACGAGGAGGCGGGCGGCCTCGGCGACGCGGGCGCGGTCTGCGCGGTCGCCGACCCGGCCGGCCTCACCACCCGCCCGCTCCCGGTCGAGGTCAGCCTCGCCCCCGGTCCGGCACGCGGCCAGACGATCGTGGACCTGCGCCCCCGCCCCGGCGAGTCCGAGATCCACGGCGGCACCCGCGCCCGCCCCCTGGTGGACGTGGCCCTGGACGTCGACGTGACCCGCTACGTGGACCTGTACCTGAAGACGGTGGAACGCCCCTGACCGAGGTTTCCCGCCCCGGGCGCCCCGGACAGCCTTCTGTCGAGACCCTCTAGGTGACATGGAGCCCGCATGGCGGACCTCTCGTCCAGGAACCCCGACTGGTGGCGGCAGGCCGTCATCTACCAGGTCTATCCCCGCAGCTTCGCGGACGCGGACGGCGACGGCCTGGGCGACCTCGCGGGCGTCACCGCCCGCCTGGACCACCTGGCCACGCTCGGCGTCGACGCCCTGTGGCTCAGCCCCTTCTACCCCTCCGAACTGGCCGACGGCGGCTACGACGTCGCCGACCACCGGGGCGTCGACCCCCGCCTCGGCACCCTGGCCGACTTCGACGCGCTGGCCGCGGAGGCCCACCGGCTGGGCCTGAAGGTCGTCGTCGACCTCGTCCCCAACCACACCTCCCACCGCCACCCCTGGTTCCAGGAGGCCCTGCTCTCCGCGCCCGGCTCGGCGGCCCGCGCCCGCCACGTCTTCCGGCCCGGCAGAGGCACGTACGGCGAACTCCCGCCCACCGACTGGCAGTCGGTGTTCGGCGACAGCGCCTGGACCCGCGTCCCGGACGGCGACTGGTACCTGCACCTGTTCGCCCCCGAGCAGCCCGACCTCGACTGGTCGCACCCCGAGGTCCGCGAGGACTTCCGCACCACCCTGCGCTTCTGGTCCGACCGGGGCGTGGACGGCTTCCGCGTGGACGTCGCCCACGGCCTCGCCAAGGACCTCACCGAACCCCTGCGGGACGTCGGGGGCATCGGCGCCACCGGCGAGGAGGCCCTGCCCCGGATCGCCCCCGGCAGCCACCCCTACTGGGACCGGGACGAGGTCCACGAGATCTACCGCGACTGGCGCACCCTGCTGGACACCTACGACCCGCCCCGCACCGCCGTCGCCGAAGCCTGGGTCCCCGACACCCGCCGCGCCCTGTACGCCCGCCCGGACGAACTCGGCCAGGCGTTCAACTTCGAGTATCTGGAGACCGGTTGGGACGCGGACCGACTCCGCCGCGCCATCACCGCCTCCCTCACCGAGGCGCACACCGTCGGCGCCTCGGCCACCTGGGTGCTCTCCAACCACGACGTGGTCCGGCACGCCTCCCGCCTGATCCTGCCGCCCGGCACCGACCTGGACGCCTGGCTCCGCTCGGGCGGCACCGACCCCGCCACCGACCCGGAGGCAGGGCTGCGCCGGGCCCGCGCCGCGACCCTGCTGATGCTGGCGCTGCCCGGCTCGGCCTACCTCTACCAGGGCGAGGAACTGGGCCTGCCCGAGGTCGCCGACCTGCCCGCGGCGGCCCTGCGCGACCCGGTCTGGGAGCAGTCGGGGCACACCCGCAGGGGCCGGGACGGCAGTCGCGTACCCCTGCCGTGGACGGTCAGGGGACCCTCGTACGGCTTCGGGCCCGGACCGGCGTGGCTGCCGCAGCCGGAGTCGTTCGCCCGGTACGCCGTCGAGGCGCAGACCGGCGCCGAGGGCTCCACGCTGGAGCTGTACCGCACCGCGCTCCGGCTGCGCCGCAAGCTGCTCCAGGGCGAGGAACTCAGCTGGACGCCCGGCGCCCCGCCCGGCGTCCTGGACTTCACCCGCGCCC comes from the Streptomyces seoulensis genome and includes:
- a CDS encoding PP2C family protein-serine/threonine phosphatase, coding for MEYRGRREQRRIVGRGVAWLVPLVLLAAIVTVDFQTAEKFRVVSWIILVPSIAAAICGVGATITFALLSLVTYLAVDTAFPERYRAGTADFVLLALGGALAVIASVVRVRRDRQGLHMRDIAETTRRTVLRPLPPDWGGLEHAGVYLAADVDARVGGDFYDIQPGPNGTRVLLGDVQGKGLGAVETAAALLGTFREAAYHEPDLATVADRLEVRMSRHRGHTAALGRYDGDRFATALLLGFPRDARDVVEVINFGHEPPLAVGPRGVRPLPGGERLPIGFGDLTGGAGPGAEPGPPACRERLDQDETLLMVTDGVTEARDRAGDFYPLLDDVARAVAADPGRPAPRRLVRLVREGVLRHTRDRLGDDTTVFALRRLPEPQPEARPRSTTGRPSPS
- a CDS encoding LCP family protein gives rise to the protein MTGSSLRTEDTGAPDTTGETVRPPRRRTTRVLRWTALAVALLLLGTAAAGYLYYRHLNGNLAKAPLNLGDSPNPSATPDAAGRTPLNILLIGSDSRNTADDLELGGSKGDVGRPPLADVQMLLHVSADRNDMSVISLPRDTMVPIPRCTDPVTKKVYPELSLAMANESLGRGGPGCTVATWMRLTGIPVDHFMMVDFSGVVAMADAIGGVPVCVRQNVYSHTADGHGSGLRLRAGTHPVKGRQALQWLRTRYGFEDGSDVGRTHAQHMYMNSMVRQLRADATLGNPAEMRRLAEAATSALTVDEGLGTVKKLYDLSMELQKVPTERITMTTLPTTPWSQDRDRLVPAADDADKLVSMVRDDVPLDGRGTKDPGPKATDPAAPPAEITVRVENGTGAGLESLAPERAGAVAGILRDHGFTHTIEEKTAAAEPGTSVLYSGTMLRGDALAVAEELNIPAARVRAVDDARDITLVVGADWPSGDRFPEPAKREVPKSAAVLGGDRTDACMKIQEGFTW
- a CDS encoding helix-turn-helix domain-containing protein, with the protein product MPERDGPEVVGRRVQRLRAERGMTQRQLAEPAYTPAYISTLEAGRVRASDDALRHIADRLGVTYDELASGRPAGLATALRLRLTEAERVLADGRAEEAGERYAALLAEAAEHGLVPEQAAALLGLGECALETGELGAARSHFEQAEELLSGETLPVRVPAIRGRAVAHYLAGELRYAVYLLESALDGLNRGGLHDPDALLHLYTAVIGPYMDMGAHARAAQAAEFALALAPRAEDPALIARMHRSVARTLLAEGRHAEADASLAKAAGLYRQLRLRTELANCHWMRGYVHAQAGELDRAEHELRQALEMLAETRAALYRSQAAVELADVLHRRGRPTEAASLLDGVLGDFSSERGAVHAAAAHRLLGIIAEDADETDSAEEHYVRALSLLERAGAAGDLADLCRLLGDLLRRTGRTEAALDAYRTGLGHRTTPGTTTLGPAPAGPPF
- a CDS encoding nucleoside hydrolase yields the protein MQPVVPVIIDCDTGVDDALALLLAVRHPGLDLRAVTCVAGNTDVDGVVRNTLTVLELAGAPAIPVARGAERPLLEPARPARHVHGSDGMGDLGLPAPTRAPAAVDAVTLLRREILASPRPVTLIPTAPLTNIALLLRTHPEVTRNIERIVFMGGAVGVGNATPVAEFNVWHDPEAAAILLGADVPITMYGLDVFTRVVVPGTEVRRLRASAEPGAKLAGDLLSHRPSAPGTTPDDEEAGGLGDAGAVCAVADPAGLTTRPLPVEVSLAPGPARGQTIVDLRPRPGESEIHGGTRARPLVDVALDVDVTRYVDLYLKTVERP
- a CDS encoding glycoside hydrolase family 13 protein is translated as MADLSSRNPDWWRQAVIYQVYPRSFADADGDGLGDLAGVTARLDHLATLGVDALWLSPFYPSELADGGYDVADHRGVDPRLGTLADFDALAAEAHRLGLKVVVDLVPNHTSHRHPWFQEALLSAPGSAARARHVFRPGRGTYGELPPTDWQSVFGDSAWTRVPDGDWYLHLFAPEQPDLDWSHPEVREDFRTTLRFWSDRGVDGFRVDVAHGLAKDLTEPLRDVGGIGATGEEALPRIAPGSHPYWDRDEVHEIYRDWRTLLDTYDPPRTAVAEAWVPDTRRALYARPDELGQAFNFEYLETGWDADRLRRAITASLTEAHTVGASATWVLSNHDVVRHASRLILPPGTDLDAWLRSGGTDPATDPEAGLRRARAATLLMLALPGSAYLYQGEELGLPEVADLPAAALRDPVWEQSGHTRRGRDGSRVPLPWTVRGPSYGFGPGPAWLPQPESFARYAVEAQTGAEGSTLELYRTALRLRRKLLQGEELSWTPGAPPGVLDFTRAPGWRCLTNLTTEPVARPAGELLLSSTPLSEPDVLPPDTTVWLG